One Panicum virgatum strain AP13 chromosome 9K, P.virgatum_v5, whole genome shotgun sequence genomic region harbors:
- the LOC120650300 gene encoding VAN3-binding protein-like → MGDPRARPSAAAAGELRPPEPPLDPLEFLSRSWSASGGAFTPPPPTPPPAALVSPIAEDAACELEDCGAAAAAGSSFSFASAATSQLIMERILAQSQEVAPLASGRLSHSSGPLNGGGSLSDSPPVSPEIDDAKYCRAVSTPKPQAYRPGNKTVGRWLKDRKEKKKEETRAHNAQVHAAVSVAAVAAAVAAVAAATAAASGSGKDDRAARTDMAVASAATLVAAQCVEAAEAMGAEREHLEAVVGSAVNVRTPGDIVTVTAAAATALRGAATLKARALKEVWNIAAVIPVEKGAVGGGGGHHQRHGAPKQQHRKLESNGSSISDDVSLEEENNFLGICSQELLARGTELLKRTRKGALHWKAVSVYINRMGLVMLKMKSRHVAGTITKKKKSVVIDVCRDVPAWPGRHLLEDGEHRRYFGLRTAEHRVIEFECTSQREHEMWTKGVARLLSLAGDRKRLA, encoded by the exons ATGGGCGATCCCCGGGCCCGCccgtccgccgcggccgccggcgagctgcggccgccggagccgccgctgGACCCGCTCGAGTTCCTCTCCCGGTCCTGGAGCGCGTCCGGGGGCGcgttcacgccgccgccgcccacgccgcccccGGCCGCGCTCGTCAGCCCCATCGCCGAGGACGCCGCGTGCGAGCTCGAGGActgcggggccgccgccgcggccgggagCTCCTTCTCCTTCGCGTCCGCGGCCACGTCGCAGCTCATCATGGAACGGATCCTCGCGCAATCC CAGGAAGTGGCGCCACTCGCCTCCGGCCGGCTCTCGCACAGCAGCGGCCCCCTCAACGGCGGCGGCTCCCTCTCCGACAGCCCGCCGGTCTCGCCGGAGATCGATGACGCAAAG TACTGTAGAGCAGTGAGCACGCCGAAGCCTCAGGCGTACCGGCCCGGCAACAAGACGGTGGGCAGGTGGCTCAAGGAtcggaaggagaagaagaaagaggagaCGCGGGCGCACAACGCGCAGGTCCACGCCGCCGTCTCGGTCGCGGCAGTGGCagctgcggtggcggccgtAGCTGCTGCGACCGCTGCGGCGTCAGGGTCCGGCAAGGACGACCGCGCCGCTCGCACCGACATGGCTGTCGCCTCGGCGGCTACGCTCGTAGCCGCGCAGTGCGTTGAGGCCGCTGAGGCCATGGGTGCCGAGCGCGAGCACCTGGAGGCCGTTGTTGGGTCCGCCGTGAACGTCCGGACGCCAGGGGACATCGTCACGGTCACAGCTGCCGCTGCCACTG CGTTGAGAGGCGCGGCGACGCTGAAGGCGAGGGCTCTGAAGGAGGTGTGGAACATCGCGGCGGTGATCCCGGTGGAGAAgggcgcggtgggcggcggcggagggcaccACCAGAGGCACGGCGCGCCGAAGCAGCAGCACCGCAAGCTGGAGAGCAACGGCAGCAGCATCAGCGACGACGTctcgctggaggaggagaacaACTTCCTGGGCATCTGCAGCCAGGAGCTGCTCGCTCGCGGCACCGAGCTGCTCAAACGCACCCGGAAAG GCGCCCTGCACTGGAAGGCTGTGTCGGTGTACATCAACCGGATGGGCCTG GTGATGCTGAAGATGAAGAGCCGGCATGTCGCCGGGACGATcaccaagaagaagaaaa GTGTGGTGATCGACGTGTGCCGCGACGTGCCGGCGTGGCCCGGGCGGCACCTGCTGGAGGACGGCGAGCACCGGCGGTACTTCGGCCTGCGCACGGCGGAGCACCGGGTGATCGAGTTCGAGTGCACCAGCCAGCGCGAGCACGAGATGTGGACCAAGGGCGTGGCGCGGCTCCTcagcctcgccggcgaccggaAGCGCCTCGCGTGA